The following coding sequences are from one Shewanella violacea DSS12 window:
- a CDS encoding trimeric intracellular cation channel family protein, which translates to MQEAQFISLLWLIGIIAEAMTGALCAGKKQMDLFGVVIIGCATAIGGGTLRDMMLGNYPLIWVENVHYLIAIALASLLTVVIAPVMRYLSKLFLAIDALGLAVFSIIGAKKTLALGFGPEVAVVMGLVTGVFGGVIRDILCNQMPLIFKKELYALVALLTAALYISLKSYGISEWANLAICLPFGFGLRMLAIRFQWGMPKFDYQYGEVH; encoded by the coding sequence ATGCAAGAAGCTCAATTTATCAGCCTACTCTGGCTCATTGGTATCATTGCCGAGGCGATGACAGGTGCCCTCTGTGCAGGCAAGAAGCAGATGGATCTCTTCGGGGTTGTTATCATAGGCTGTGCCACGGCTATCGGTGGCGGTACCTTGCGAGACATGATGTTGGGGAACTACCCCTTGATCTGGGTGGAGAATGTTCATTACCTTATCGCCATCGCATTGGCTTCATTGCTCACCGTGGTTATCGCTCCTGTGATGCGCTATCTGTCTAAGCTATTCCTAGCCATAGATGCCTTAGGTTTGGCGGTATTTTCAATTATTGGTGCTAAGAAGACACTAGCGCTTGGATTTGGCCCGGAAGTTGCCGTTGTCATGGGTCTGGTAACTGGTGTTTTTGGTGGCGTTATTCGTGACATCTTGTGTAATCAAATGCCGCTGATCTTCAAGAAAGAACTCTATGCCTTGGTCGCCCTGCTCACTGCCGCACTCTATATTAGCCTCAAGTCATACGGAATCAGTGAATGGGCTAATTTAGCCATCTGCCTACCATTTGGTTTCGGCTTAAGAATGTTAGCGATAAGGTTTCAGTGGGGCATGCCAAAATTTGATTATCAATATGGTGAGGTACATTAG
- a CDS encoding mechanosensitive ion channel family protein produces the protein MENLEGLMQQAPQLEIWIKQAPELILTYGMKLVFAIGIFIIGRYFANLAKKLSTKLMTKRNVDLTIVSFVGNMAWSVVLVFTIVATLGQIGIQTASLVAVIGAAGLAVGLALQGSLSNFASGVLMVMFRPCRVGDYVEAAGIAGTVNEITIFSTKLLTPDNKLIIAPNSAMMDGTIINYSAMDTRRIDLVIGVSYDANILETKKVLTRVLENNQYVLKDPAFTIALSELADSSVNFVVRPWVKGSDYWPAHFEILEQIKIALDEANIAIPYPQMDLYLKETPVAAASSAAA, from the coding sequence ATGGAAAACTTGGAAGGTTTAATGCAGCAAGCACCTCAATTGGAGATTTGGATCAAGCAAGCACCTGAGCTGATCTTAACCTACGGCATGAAGCTTGTTTTTGCAATCGGCATATTTATTATTGGTAGATATTTTGCCAATCTTGCTAAGAAATTGTCTACTAAATTGATGACCAAACGCAATGTAGATCTAACTATTGTTTCGTTTGTCGGAAATATGGCTTGGTCAGTAGTACTTGTGTTTACCATAGTGGCAACACTTGGACAAATTGGCATACAGACAGCATCATTAGTTGCTGTTATTGGTGCGGCTGGTCTAGCTGTAGGCCTAGCGCTACAAGGTTCACTGTCTAACTTCGCTTCAGGCGTCTTGATGGTAATGTTCCGCCCATGTCGTGTCGGTGATTATGTTGAAGCTGCCGGTATTGCGGGTACAGTTAATGAGATCACTATTTTCTCAACTAAACTACTTACACCTGATAATAAACTTATCATTGCGCCAAACTCAGCCATGATGGACGGTACAATTATTAACTATTCTGCGATGGATACTCGTCGTATCGATTTAGTTATTGGTGTCTCTTATGATGCAAATATTCTGGAAACTAAGAAGGTACTTACACGCGTTCTCGAGAATAACCAATATGTACTGAAAGATCCTGCTTTCACTATCGCATTGTCTGAGCTTGCCGATTCATCGGTTAACTTCGTGGTTCGTCCATGGGTTAAGGGCAGCGATTACTGGCCTGCACATTTCGAAATTCTAGAGCAGATTAAAATTGCACTGGATGAAGCTAATATCGCTATCCCATACCCGCAGATGGATCTTTACTTGAAAGAGACTCCTGTGGCAGCCGCATCTTCTGCAGCCGCTTAA
- the ltaE gene encoding low-specificity L-threonine aldolase: protein MIDFRSDTVTKPTTAMREAIANAEVGDDVYGDDPTVNSLEAMAAEMYGFDAALFTSSGTQANLLALMAHCERGDEYICGQQAHNYKFEGGGAAVLGSIQPQPLTNQADGSILLTDIQAAIKPDDVHFAHTQLLSLENTIGGKVLPQAYLAQAQTLAFDNKLKIHLDGARVANAAVAQNIAISDITQYFDSVSICLSKGLCAPVGSLLLGDERLIHKARRWRKMLGGGMRQAGILAAAAKLAITDQVERLSIDHDNARYLAECLSELDEFEIDPKLVQTNMLFAEVKQDLDIQHIATELKSQGILISPGSTLRLVTHADISRADIDTFIAKLKGLLA from the coding sequence ATGATCGATTTTCGCAGTGATACAGTAACCAAGCCAACGACAGCAATGCGCGAGGCGATAGCCAATGCCGAAGTAGGGGATGATGTTTATGGTGATGATCCTACGGTAAACAGTTTAGAGGCCATGGCCGCCGAGATGTATGGCTTCGATGCTGCCTTATTCACCTCATCGGGTACTCAAGCAAACTTATTGGCCTTGATGGCTCATTGTGAACGTGGTGATGAGTATATTTGTGGTCAGCAGGCGCATAACTACAAGTTTGAAGGAGGCGGCGCAGCGGTACTTGGCAGCATCCAGCCTCAACCTCTGACTAACCAAGCAGACGGCAGTATCTTGCTCACTGATATTCAGGCAGCAATTAAGCCTGATGATGTCCATTTTGCCCACACTCAATTACTCAGTCTCGAGAACACCATAGGTGGTAAGGTCTTGCCCCAGGCCTATTTGGCACAAGCGCAAACTTTGGCATTCGACAACAAGCTGAAAATTCACTTAGATGGTGCTCGTGTCGCTAATGCGGCCGTTGCGCAAAATATTGCTATCAGTGACATTACCCAATATTTTGATTCAGTTTCTATTTGTCTCTCTAAAGGTTTGTGTGCTCCGGTAGGCTCCTTGCTCTTAGGTGATGAGCGCTTAATTCATAAAGCCAGACGCTGGCGCAAGATGCTTGGCGGTGGTATGCGCCAAGCCGGTATTTTAGCCGCGGCGGCCAAACTTGCTATCACAGATCAAGTCGAACGTCTGTCTATCGACCATGATAACGCGCGCTACTTAGCCGAGTGTTTGTCTGAGCTTGATGAATTTGAGATAGATCCTAAGCTGGTGCAAACCAATATGCTGTTTGCTGAGGTGAAGCAAGACCTAGACATTCAGCATATCGCGACTGAGCTTAAGTCTCAGGGGATATTAATCAGCCCAGGCTCAACTTTGAGGCTAGTGACCCATGCCGATATCAGCCGAGCCGATATCGATACCTTTATTGCTAAACTAAAAGGCTTGCTGGCTTAA
- a CDS encoding OmpA family protein: protein MNRFWLTLLFFTGLVISPATFAWNDRDQDGVPDIKDACPNTSKDVLVDASGCDKSRLFKPICLTTTDKQIYPDTCIEADDLTLNFEFAKAEVSYSQWQVLAQIKQFLQLNDVDLCLIGHTDSIGNLEANQRLSEARAKSVMRILVEDYGFEPGRFIVRGMGTRSPIGTNDTPGGRTLNRRVNFLVELNH from the coding sequence ATGAATAGGTTTTGGCTTACTTTATTATTTTTTACTGGGTTAGTTATCAGTCCAGCAACATTTGCTTGGAATGACAGAGATCAAGATGGGGTGCCGGATATCAAGGATGCCTGTCCGAATACATCTAAAGATGTGCTCGTTGATGCTTCAGGCTGTGATAAAAGTCGACTCTTTAAGCCGATATGCTTAACCACGACGGATAAGCAGATTTATCCAGATACTTGTATCGAGGCCGATGATTTAACTTTAAATTTTGAGTTTGCTAAGGCTGAGGTGAGCTATTCACAATGGCAGGTCCTGGCTCAAATAAAACAGTTTTTACAGCTAAATGACGTTGATTTATGTCTCATTGGACATACTGACTCCATTGGAAACTTAGAGGCTAACCAAAGGTTATCCGAGGCTAGGGCTAAAAGTGTTATGCGTATCCTAGTCGAAGATTATGGTTTCGAACCGGGGCGCTTTATCGTGAGAGGGATGGGAACTCGCTCTCCAATCGGTACCAATGATACACCAGGAGGTAGAACCTTGAATCGACGGGTTAATTTTTTGGTGGAGCTAAATCACTAG